The following are from one region of the Haemophilus parainfluenzae genome:
- a CDS encoding cupin, with product MNKVIRSHLFTAERAWGSLDITNINGISVRLHWTDKPYKWHINDGEEVFAVMDGTVEMHYKEEGQEKAVLLHTGDIFYAGIGTEHVAHPQGEARILVIEKEDSI from the coding sequence ATGAATAAAGTTATTAGAAGTCACCTCTTTACGGCTGAACGCGCTTGGGGCTCCCTTGATATTACCAATATTAATGGCATTTCCGTTCGTCTTCACTGGACAGACAAACCTTACAAATGGCATATCAATGACGGTGAAGAGGTCTTTGCGGTCATGGATGGGACGGTGGAAATGCACTACAAAGAAGAGGGTCAAGAGAAAGCCGTATTGCTCCATACGGGTGATATTTTTTATGCGGGTATCGGTACCGAACATGTTGCTCATCCACAAGGTGAAGCGCGCATATTAGTCATAGAGAAAGAAGACAGCATTTAG
- a CDS encoding serine dehydratase subunit alpha family protein has protein sequence MNQERLNEIEKPLLHLVERDVVPALGCTEPISLALAAATAAKYLGKTPERIEAKVSPNLMKNGLGVAVPGTGMVGLPIAAAIGALGGDPEGELEVLKHITPEQVSQAKAMLDNKLVNVDIHQTEHILYSEAVLFSDNDRVKVAIQDQHTNIILIEKNGEVIFEKEQDECADCDPYDIFKQVSAREIFGFSCEVELNKIHFIGQAAALNRALSNEGLRENYGLHIGRTLRKQVGSGLMSDDLLSKIMIETTAASDARMGGATLPAMSNSGSGNQGIAATMPVVVVADYLNVSEEKRLRALFLSHLMAIYIHSKLPKLSALCAVTTASMGSCAGIAYLLTGKFETVSMGICSMIGDISGIICDGASNSCAMKVSTSVASGYKSVLMAMDETHVTGNEGIVEHDLDRTIDNLCSIASKSMHHIDRQVIEIMVSKPCP, from the coding sequence ATGAATCAAGAAAGACTCAACGAAATCGAAAAACCATTACTTCACCTTGTGGAACGCGATGTGGTTCCGGCACTTGGCTGTACTGAACCTATCTCTTTGGCGCTTGCAGCAGCAACAGCGGCTAAATATTTAGGCAAAACACCGGAGCGTATTGAAGCTAAGGTGTCACCAAACTTAATGAAAAATGGATTAGGCGTTGCGGTACCTGGAACCGGCATGGTGGGCTTGCCTATTGCCGCGGCGATTGGTGCTTTAGGCGGAGATCCTGAGGGTGAGTTGGAAGTGTTAAAACACATCACACCAGAACAAGTATCCCAAGCCAAGGCGATGCTTGATAACAAGCTCGTCAATGTCGATATTCATCAAACCGAGCATATTTTATATTCTGAAGCTGTGTTGTTTTCAGATAATGACCGAGTGAAAGTAGCCATTCAAGATCAACACACCAACATCATTTTGATTGAAAAAAATGGCGAGGTCATTTTTGAGAAAGAACAGGATGAATGTGCGGATTGCGACCCTTATGATATTTTCAAGCAGGTGAGCGCACGTGAAATCTTTGGATTTTCTTGTGAAGTTGAGCTCAATAAAATCCACTTTATCGGACAGGCTGCCGCCCTTAACCGAGCGCTGTCTAACGAAGGATTACGCGAAAATTACGGTTTACACATTGGCAGAACGTTACGCAAACAAGTTGGTAGTGGCTTAATGTCAGACGATTTACTCAGCAAAATTATGATCGAAACCACTGCAGCCTCCGATGCGCGTATGGGCGGGGCTACATTGCCAGCAATGAGTAATTCAGGTTCAGGTAACCAAGGTATTGCCGCGACTATGCCCGTGGTTGTGGTCGCCGATTATTTAAACGTGAGTGAAGAAAAACGCCTCCGTGCCCTCTTCTTATCACACTTAATGGCCATTTATATCCACAGTAAATTACCCAAACTGTCTGCCCTTTGCGCAGTAACAACCGCATCAATGGGAAGCTGTGCGGGTATTGCCTATTTACTTACGGGGAAATTTGAAACCGTGAGCATGGGGATTTGCAGTATGATCGGCGATATCAGTGGCATTATCTGTGATGGTGCATCTAATAGCTGTGCAATGAAAGTTTCCACTAGCGTGGCTTCTGGCTATAAATCAGTTCTCATGGCAATGGATGAAACCCATGTTACGGGTAATGAAGGTATCGTTGAACACGATCTCGATCGCACTATCGACAATCTATGCTCAATTGCCTCTAAGAGTATGCATCATATCGATCGCCAAGTAATTGAAATTATGGTGAGTAAACCCTGTCCTTAA
- a CDS encoding YeeE/YedE family protein, with product MLLTGLLCGILLGFVMQRGRFCITGAFRDMYVTKNNKMFVALLLAITVQSIGFFLLKEIGVLNVDPAENFAFLAVIIGAFVFGIGIILAGGCATGTWYRAAEGLVGSWVALFTYMLLSAIMRTGPLGEFNKTLRSINIEQRNIYDTFGISPWWLVALLTLVTAFYVYKHLSKPSVKVAALKPKKTGLAHLLFEKRWHPFFSAVLIGLIALAAWPLSVATGREFGLGITGPSANIMQFLVTGDGKFINWGVFLVLGIFIGSFIGAKASNEFRVRVPDATTILRSGLGGILMGIGATLAGGCSIGNGLVETAFFSWQGWVSLPLMIFGTWVAAYFTIIRPQRLKLAKAS from the coding sequence ATGCTTTTAACCGGATTACTTTGCGGAATTTTACTCGGATTTGTGATGCAGCGAGGGCGCTTTTGTATTACTGGCGCATTTCGCGATATGTATGTCACCAAAAATAACAAAATGTTTGTAGCCCTTCTATTGGCGATTACCGTGCAATCCATCGGTTTCTTTCTCTTAAAAGAAATCGGTGTTTTAAATGTTGATCCGGCTGAAAACTTTGCCTTTTTAGCGGTGATTATCGGTGCCTTTGTGTTTGGCATCGGTATTATTCTTGCTGGAGGTTGTGCGACAGGTACGTGGTACCGTGCTGCGGAAGGCTTAGTCGGCAGCTGGGTTGCGTTATTCACTTATATGTTGTTAAGTGCCATCATGCGTACTGGCCCATTAGGCGAATTCAATAAAACTTTACGCAGTATCAATATTGAACAACGCAACATTTACGATACATTCGGTATCTCACCTTGGTGGTTAGTCGCATTATTAACTTTAGTGACGGCTTTCTATGTGTACAAACACCTCAGCAAACCAAGCGTAAAAGTCGCAGCATTAAAACCAAAGAAAACGGGGCTTGCTCATTTATTATTTGAAAAACGCTGGCACCCATTTTTCTCTGCTGTGTTAATCGGATTAATCGCGCTTGCGGCTTGGCCACTCAGTGTCGCTACAGGTCGTGAGTTTGGACTTGGGATCACTGGTCCCTCAGCCAATATCATGCAATTCCTCGTTACTGGCGACGGTAAATTTATTAACTGGGGCGTATTCTTAGTCTTAGGGATTTTTATTGGATCATTCATCGGTGCGAAAGCGAGCAATGAATTCCGTGTCCGTGTACCGGATGCCACTACGATTCTACGCAGCGGACTCGGCGGTATTCTCATGGGCATCGGTGCAACCCTTGCGGGTGGCTGCTCTATCGGTAATGGCTTAGTCGAAACCGCCTTTTTCTCTTGGCAAGGTTGGGTATCATTGCCATTGATGATTTTCGGCACCTGGGTGGCCGCCTACTTCACCATTATCCGTCCACAACGTTTAAAATTAGCAAAAGCATCATAA
- a CDS encoding sulfurtransferase TusA family protein yields MIVKLPTLGLVCPFPLVEAKEAMAKLNKGDGLEIEFDCTQATEAIPAWAAEEGYEVTNFEQIDDAKWSITVIK; encoded by the coding sequence ATGATCGTTAAATTACCAACACTCGGCCTTGTTTGCCCCTTTCCTCTCGTTGAAGCCAAGGAAGCTATGGCTAAGTTAAATAAAGGCGATGGCCTAGAAATTGAATTCGACTGCACACAAGCCACTGAAGCCATTCCCGCTTGGGCGGCTGAAGAAGGTTATGAAGTGACAAACTTCGAACAAATTGATGATGCGAAATGGTCAATTACGGTGATTAAATAA
- the nanQ gene encoding N-acetylneuraminate anomerase, with protein MIISALNNPNFKVGLPKVIADICDHLNTLDLEALENGRHDLNEQVYMNVMEFDTVEADSKQAELHHKYLDIQLLIRGEENVEVSATYPNLSLYDEYRDADDYQLTPQIENKSTVTLLPKMFAVFFPYEPHKPGCTVNGKSSFVKKLVVKVPVELI; from the coding sequence ATGATTATCAGTGCATTAAATAACCCAAATTTCAAAGTGGGTTTACCAAAAGTTATCGCGGACATTTGCGATCATCTCAATACTTTAGATCTTGAAGCATTAGAAAATGGTCGTCATGATTTAAATGAGCAAGTCTATATGAATGTCATGGAATTTGATACGGTTGAAGCGGATAGCAAACAAGCTGAACTTCACCACAAATATCTAGATATTCAATTACTTATTCGTGGGGAAGAAAATGTTGAAGTAAGCGCGACTTATCCAAATCTCAGCTTATACGATGAATATCGTGACGCTGATGACTACCAACTTACCCCACAAATTGAAAATAAAAGCACGGTGACACTTTTACCAAAAATGTTCGCTGTCTTTTTCCCTTATGAGCCCCATAAGCCGGGTTGCACTGTAAACGGTAAATCAAGTTTTGTGAAAAAACTGGTAGTGAAAGTACCAGTAGAATTGATTTAA
- the pnp gene encoding polyribonucleotide nucleotidyltransferase produces MNPIVKQFKYGQHTVTLETGAIARQATAAVMASMDDTTVFVTVVAKKDVKEGQDFFPLTVNYQERTYAAGKIPGGFFKREGRPSEGETLIARLIDRPIRPLFPEGFFNEIQVVATVVSVNPQISPDLVAMIGASAALTLSGVPFNGPIGAARVGFIDNQFVLNPTMAEQKQSRLDLVVAGTDKAVLMVESEADILTEEQMLAAVVFGHQQQQVVIEAIKEFAKEAGKPRWDWVAPQPNTDLINKVKAIAEARLGDAYRITEKQARYEQIDAIKADVIAQITAEDEEISEGKIVDIFTALESQIVRGRIIAGEPRIDGRTVDTVRALDICTGVLPRTHGSAIFTRGETQALAVATLGTERDAQIIDELTGERQDHFLFHYNFPPYSVGETGMIGSPKRREIGHGRLAKRGVAAVMPSLAEFPYVVRVVSEITESNGSSSMASVCGASLALMDAGVPIKAAVAGIAMGLVKEEEKFVVLSDILGDEDHLGDMDFKVAGTREGVTALQMDIKIEGITPEIMQIALNQAKGARMHILGVMEQAIPAPRADISDYAPRIHTMKIDPKKIKDVIGKGGATIRALTEETGTSIDIDDDGTVKIAAVDSSAAKNVMARIEEIVAEVEAGAIYKGKVTRLADFGAFVAIVGNKEGLVHISQIAEERVEKVSDYLQVGQEVTVKVVEIDRQGRIRLTMKDLAPKQETEAESAPAEDISEEQE; encoded by the coding sequence GTGAATCCAATTGTTAAACAATTTAAATACGGTCAACATACCGTTACTCTAGAAACCGGCGCAATTGCACGTCAAGCAACTGCTGCGGTTATGGCAAGCATGGACGATACCACGGTATTCGTGACTGTTGTTGCTAAAAAAGATGTGAAAGAAGGTCAAGACTTCTTCCCATTAACCGTAAACTACCAAGAGCGTACTTATGCGGCAGGTAAAATCCCGGGTGGTTTCTTTAAACGTGAAGGTCGTCCATCTGAAGGTGAAACATTAATTGCACGTTTAATCGACCGTCCAATTCGTCCATTGTTCCCAGAAGGTTTCTTCAACGAAATCCAAGTTGTGGCAACTGTGGTTTCTGTCAACCCACAAATCAGCCCAGACTTAGTGGCAATGATCGGTGCTTCTGCAGCATTAACCTTATCTGGTGTACCTTTCAATGGTCCTATCGGTGCAGCGCGCGTTGGTTTTATCGACAACCAATTCGTATTAAACCCAACTATGGCCGAACAAAAACAAAGCCGTTTGGACTTAGTGGTTGCGGGTACTGACAAAGCCGTATTAATGGTTGAATCTGAAGCTGACATTTTAACTGAAGAACAAATGTTAGCGGCGGTAGTATTCGGTCATCAACAACAACAAGTTGTGATTGAAGCAATCAAAGAATTTGCAAAAGAAGCGGGCAAACCACGTTGGGATTGGGTTGCGCCACAACCAAACACAGATTTAATCAACAAAGTAAAAGCGATTGCTGAAGCACGTTTAGGCGATGCATACCGCATTACTGAAAAACAAGCACGTTACGAACAGATCGATGCGATTAAAGCGGATGTGATTGCACAAATCACAGCTGAAGATGAAGAAATCAGCGAAGGTAAAATCGTGGATATTTTCACCGCACTTGAAAGCCAAATCGTTCGTGGCCGTATCATTGCAGGTGAACCACGTATTGATGGTCGTACCGTTGATACCGTTCGTGCATTAGATATTTGTACTGGTGTATTACCACGTACTCACGGTTCTGCAATTTTCACCCGTGGTGAAACGCAAGCATTAGCCGTAGCGACTTTAGGTACTGAACGTGATGCACAAATCATTGATGAATTAACAGGTGAACGTCAAGATCACTTCTTATTCCACTACAACTTCCCTCCATACTCTGTAGGTGAAACCGGTATGATCGGCTCACCAAAACGTCGTGAAATCGGTCACGGTCGTTTAGCAAAACGCGGTGTCGCTGCGGTTATGCCAAGCCTTGCAGAATTCCCGTATGTCGTGCGTGTTGTATCTGAAATCACTGAATCTAACGGTTCTTCTTCTATGGCATCTGTATGTGGTGCGTCTTTAGCATTAATGGATGCGGGTGTACCAATCAAAGCAGCTGTTGCAGGTATCGCAATGGGCTTAGTGAAAGAAGAAGAAAAATTTGTGGTTCTTTCAGATATCTTAGGTGATGAAGACCACTTAGGTGATATGGACTTTAAAGTAGCAGGTACACGTGAAGGTGTCACTGCACTTCAAATGGACATCAAAATTGAGGGTATCACCCCTGAAATTATGCAAATTGCATTAAACCAAGCGAAAGGTGCACGTATGCACATTCTTGGCGTAATGGAACAAGCAATCCCTGCACCACGTGCAGATATTTCTGACTACGCGCCGCGTATTCACACCATGAAAATTGATCCGAAGAAAATCAAAGATGTTATCGGTAAAGGTGGTGCAACTATCCGTGCATTAACTGAAGAAACGGGTACTTCTATCGATATCGATGATGATGGCACAGTGAAAATCGCCGCAGTAGATAGCAGTGCAGCGAAAAATGTGATGGCACGTATTGAAGAAATTGTTGCTGAAGTTGAAGCGGGCGCAATTTACAAAGGTAAAGTGACTCGTCTTGCTGACTTCGGTGCATTCGTGGCTATCGTAGGAAATAAAGAAGGTTTAGTTCATATTTCTCAAATCGCTGAAGAGCGTGTAGAAAAAGTGAGTGATTATCTTCAAGTGGGTCAAGAAGTGACTGTTAAAGTGGTTGAAATCGATCGCCAAGGTCGTATCCGCTTAACCATGAAAGATCTTGCACCAAAACAAGAAACTGAAGCAGAATCTGCACCAGCAGAAGACATTTCAGAAGAACAAGAATAA
- the nlpI gene encoding lipoprotein NlpI, whose protein sequence is MQYFRLFRFLVSLSSLSVILFISGCVQSGNVFVAPNKVVLADQTPNTHFEQEVMITRIGQVLLVGKMSNEERATLHFERGVLYDSLGLWGLARYDFTQALALQPKMASVYNYLGLYLLLEEDYDSALETFNAVFELDPSYDYTHLNRGLNFYYVERYNLAEDDLMKFYEADTKDPYRVLWLYLNEQKLKPQEAHANLVERAKGLSKDFWGTNIVQYYLGNISVSDLQERATKFAENSQQYAEILTETYFYLAKQKLNLGQIDEAAALFKLAIANQVYNFVEYRFAVLELMKLKPAQTDDEKEEKSAVTKTAVF, encoded by the coding sequence ATGCAGTATTTTCGGTTATTCCGTTTTCTAGTTTCGTTGTCTAGCCTAAGTGTGATTTTATTTATTTCCGGTTGTGTACAATCGGGAAACGTGTTTGTCGCACCAAATAAAGTCGTGCTAGCGGATCAAACGCCGAATACGCACTTCGAACAAGAAGTGATGATTACCCGAATCGGGCAAGTTTTATTAGTTGGAAAAATGAGTAATGAAGAACGGGCGACACTTCACTTTGAACGTGGCGTATTATACGATTCCCTCGGTTTATGGGGCCTCGCACGTTATGACTTTACACAAGCCCTTGCATTACAGCCAAAGATGGCTTCTGTTTACAATTATTTAGGGCTTTACTTACTGCTTGAAGAAGATTACGACAGTGCATTAGAAACCTTTAATGCGGTGTTTGAGTTGGATCCAAGTTATGACTATACCCACCTTAATCGTGGTTTAAATTTTTATTACGTCGAACGCTATAATCTTGCTGAAGACGATTTGATGAAGTTTTACGAAGCCGATACCAAAGATCCCTATCGCGTACTCTGGCTCTATTTGAACGAACAAAAATTAAAACCACAAGAAGCCCATGCCAACCTTGTTGAACGAGCTAAAGGGCTATCTAAGGACTTCTGGGGAACCAATATCGTTCAATACTATTTAGGTAATATTTCTGTGAGTGACTTGCAAGAACGGGCAACTAAATTTGCAGAAAATTCACAACAATATGCAGAAATATTAACCGAAACCTACTTTTATCTAGCAAAACAAAAACTCAATTTGGGGCAAATTGATGAAGCTGCGGCTTTATTCAAACTTGCTATTGCGAATCAGGTGTATAACTTTGTTGAGTATCGTTTTGCCGTGTTAGAGCTGATGAAATTGAAGCCAGCTCAAACTGACGACGAAAAAGAAGAAAAAAGTGCGGTCACAAAAACTGCTGTTTTTTAG